The Aedes albopictus strain Foshan chromosome 1, AalbF5, whole genome shotgun sequence genomic interval GATGATGTATGTAAATATTATATACATTATAGGAaacatccctccaagaatttgtccagagatttctccattttCTTCAGTGTTTGATCCTTTCGGAGATTCTAGAAATttagggatttccctggaaattttgATATTCCACCtgcaatttctctagaggttctaTTACGATGTCTTCTTgaaaaactccatcaggaattcttacaaaaattctcCCAGGTATCTATTCTCGCAGAAGTTCTACCACAAGTCTTCTAGGAGTTCACCTTGAGTTCAaccagagtttcttctgagaattgcTTCACATgcttttctaggaattatttcagatattcttccaaaaatagaTCAGTTATAGGTTTGTGTGTATCGAATGTTTGTAGTAATTTGTAGTTTTGGGCTTCGGCTTAGGTAGTATTTGGTTCAAGCGATGATGGTTTGTTATCTTAgtcgacgtttcgatccttggaTCGAACCTTTTTCAGGGcctatttttttaatgtttttttatcCAATATATGAACAACAAaaatttgaacatttacacaattTAAGCCCCGATCTAAGTCAATAACCATGTATGATATGCGTAAGTTaaaatgccatatatacagatttatctgtattagggccgatgcaaatatgacgtccatcatttttcgggaattttagacttcctccctcccccctctgtcacgctattttgtataccttatacatggaatgtcacactttctcagaacaCCCCGCAcccccctaaacgatggacgtcatatttgaatgaccccttatacagatttttgagcatctgtacagatttcgttttgtatgaaatacagattttttagctagaggggctattttatttttgtatgggatacagatttttcacccaaattttgtataggatacagatacaggatacagatttttgaaaagtgtgatacagatttttcaaaaaatcatctggcatccctgatcccCATTAACCCAACCACCAATACTGACTACTTTATGTTACGTAAGCCATCATAAGAGCTGTAACCCTTTCAGACCTGACGTCAAATGTTTTTATAAATTGACCAGTTGATTATTACCGAGTAAGTTGTTTAAGGTTCCGAAAAGTTTTAAAAAGTGTAAATGTTTAGATGGTAATTGTTCATAAAAATAGTCTAatatattcaataaaaaataGACTCTGAAGGAGGtccgatccgaggaccgaaacgtcAACGAAGATAAAAAACTATCAACTCTTAAACCAAAGACTGCCTAAGCCTAAATTTGAAACTGAAAATTAATCAGATATCTCtcatatttctctaagaattcgtcaGAGGTTTCTCCGTATATCCGTATATCCGAGatttctacagtttttttttagaagatctttatggattccttcagttcTCGTCGTGTTTTCATCAAACGTCGTCGTTTCCAGTGTTTATGAGGAATTAAGAGTGACTTTCTCGTAAGAATTCATACGAAGCTAGTCGGTGGCTGGTCCCATCCAGTTTTTCATTGTATTTTCATAGTACGTCGTCGTTCCCAGTACTTGCGCGGTAGCTTTCAgcgatttttcgttttttttttacggtTTGTGCTTCGTTCGACAATGGAAGACTCAGCGAGTGGAATTATATCCCAAATCGCCATTGAGATAACGAGTCAGAACTGCCTGAATGgagtttcaggatatttcagaaatttttcagcgagtttcagaggcgttacaggggaGTTTTCGGTTTTAAGCGGGTTTCAGATGCGTATTTGGAGACTCCGGAtagtctcaggggcgttacagagagttttgagggggtttaagggtgCTTCACTTTGTGTCAATATATTTCTGATCAGTGCTCTCAAgtgagtttcagggagtttttcgaggcgcttaaccctagtcgtgcattggggtcattatgaccgcTAAACGTGCACAAGCGAGGTGagtgcaagctaatgcacgaagaaggttaaaagcGTTTCATAAACGTTTCAGACGGTTCCAGAAgggattcaagacgttccagactgatTACGCTCGATGATCCAATGACTTATACTCAAGTGAGCTCTTGGAGATTCCTAAACAAACAATGAACACCACTTGTCAGCACATATAGTTGCGTGAGGCATGAATTTCATTCAATCTTTCAAGCAAATTAATTGTAcatgtacactcaaacctccattaaaGTAATAAGTCGGGGATACTTCAATAGATgcgtaaatggattcattacgtaAACGGATTCAGTTTTTGACTTAAATAGAGTTTACTGTCCTCCATTGCAGTTTACGTCAAAATATgtacagtattatcgaaataagccaAGAGATCATTGGGCCAAGAACGTTATTGGGTCGAAaagctcattaggccgaaaatgtTGTTAGGTTGAAGAGGTCACCAGGCCGATATATCGTTTATAAAGGTTATTAGGCTGTATAGGtgattaggccgaataggtcattaggtctAATAGGTCATAAAGACCTTTTCGGtcaaaagaccttttcggccaaaagaCCTTTTTGGCCAaaagacctttttggcctaaacacattttcggcctgaagaccttttcgaccGAAAGGCTTTTTTGGTGCCTCAACACCTTTTCGgtctgaagaccttttcggctgaAAGACCTTTCACCGTTTCGTCCAAAAGACCTTTTCGATCTAAAGACCTTTTCAGCCAaaagaccttttcgacctaaGGACCATTTCGGCCAAAAGACCTTTTCAGCCAAAAGATCTTTTcgacctaaagaccttttcggcctaaagatcttTTTGGCCTAAAGCCCTTTGCGGTCCAACGATTTTTGCGGCCCAATGACGCATTCAGCCTAATGGCCTATTCGGCCTCATGACCGGGCCGAAAAGGTCCCTATTCGACCTATTCAGCCTTATGACCTTTTCGAAGAACAGATGTTTTCGAAACGGTAACATATGCCCATTAATTTTGCTGTGAATACAGTCAATTTCCATTTAAGTTGCGTTATTTAAATGGAGGGACTTTAGTGGAGTTTACTTTAATGGATTCGActcaaatggaggtttgagtgtacattTGATGGCTTATGCTCAAGACAATTGTTAGAGAGCCCTTAACAGTCCCAGAGCAAACTACACTCCCCCCATCTCTCATCCCATAAACTCCCCGTAACTTAATTTAAGATACGTTATCTAAACCTAGGCACCTTAATAGATTCTACCTTAATGGGTTATACCTGAATGGTAATTTGTATGTATTGCAAATAGGTTCGTATGCTTtgagttttctttgaaaaaattttcttaaaaaaatctgttCCAAACATTTTATTGCTTGCTGAAATGAATTTAGTACTAGCCACTGACGGTAACTTGTACTAAAATGCGATTTGTCAGCAGATACATAAACACGGATGCCCCAAAGCACGGAGAAATTCACCACCAGAAACAGAGAGAAAGAGTCCATttgcattttttgattttatttcaatCTCTTGAAATATCTCCTCTATGAATATTTTATCGCCGTCCTCTCGGGTGCACACAATAAAAAGAAACTAATTTCTTCACAACAAGTTGGTTAATGGAATTCATGAAACACACGCGTCAGTCCCCCGTTTGTGTTGTAGCTCTGGTGTGCCTGTGTAGCTGGTTCGTTTCGAGCCCATCTACGTGATAATCTTGTTAGACTGATAGCGATCGAGTAGTGGCAGCGACGACGGTGAGTCGGCATCATAACcactgctgccgctgctgctgctgccatcaTCGACACCCTCCAGGTATTCCCACGGACTGGGGCCGTCCTCGCTCAGCATGCTCCACACGATCGGATTCCGTTTGCCGCGCGACGAGAAGAACGTGTCCTGACTTTGGGCCAGATTTTCCAGGACGTTTTTCTTGCCACGGGTCGGGTAGAACAGCTCCCCGCCGGAGTCCGGAGCGTCCTTACTGCCGACGTTCTGGATGGCGTTCAGGACGTTCTTCTTGCTGAAGAACGGTTGAAACTCGTTGAGGGATCTTCCACCCGCGATCGCGGGGAACAGATCGAACAGCTCCTTCTTGCCCCGATTCGGAATGAACGGCTCATCCGACCCGAGAATGTCATCAAATTTGATCTTTTTGGCGATCCCATTGCCAACTCGTTTCTTACCGCGGTTCGGCACGAAGTAGTCGCTTCCTTCGAGCATCTGTTTGATCGAGAGTTCCCGCTTCTCCAGGGCTGTGGGGGCATTCGAGGCTGGGGACAACGATGACGGTGGGTCCGATTTGCGACCACGCTGTGGAATGAAGGAAAATCCCCCGATCGATTGGTAGAGTGCCGATGATGGTGATCGCCCCAGCAAAACGAAGCGTGGTTCTTCGACGTAGAAAGGTAGCCGCCGACCGCGGAGGTGCTGATGTGTGTCTAGCTGGGGCAAGTCCAGTCCACTGCTGCTGGGATGAGTCAGTATCTCTCTGCGTGGTTGTGAATCGGGAAAAACACAAATGGATGGATGGGAGTTAGTCATATTAGTTAGATTGCTAAAGTCATTCGCTCAGTTGAACGATAAAAATGTGCGTTATGTAGGTTAAACTAATCTTGTTAgaaaaatgtatttaaaaattGTTTGAAGCAGCAGTGAGTCACTAGTACTTTCATTCGTGACATTATGTTACGCACTGAAAATGACattcagtccgattgagggtccaacaagagtgccgttcgccgatatccaagggTTCAGTATCAGCTGCTCTCAGAGGGAAGAGCAATAGACGAAAGGTTGCCCCTGGCATTtggtgggaatcaaacccacgaccATCCGATTAAGAAGCGAACGTTTGACCAATTGTGCTACGGGCCCGGGTTTCCTGGAGTTAACGTAGAGTTGCGGAGTTCCCCCAGGGCTTTCTTTAAAGTTGCGCTTGGAATCTACTTCAATTTTCGGGATTTCTTACGGGAATCCGGgtggatttcttccgatatttctcttgggattccagcaggagttcctgtTGATATTGCTCAAGGTGTTCTTTTTGGAAATGTTTCCAACAATATTTGCAGAATTTCTCTCCCAGTTTCATGGGACAGACCCCATATCCCAGCATCGGATTTCAAAGCTGTGGAATTCCTAACAAATACAATGAATATCCTGAACCAGGATGATTTACCACGGTACTTGGAGGTCGTGCAGAATCTTGAGGATCTACTGCGTATCCTGCAGCGGTTAATGGGATTACGGGCGCATCCGCAAGGAAACGGTGTAAGTATAACATACTCCAGCACAAAAATAACCGCCGTGGATTCGAAGTTTGGAGAATTAGATCGCCACATTGCGGACTAATGTCGGTCGAATGACACAATACAAGAAAGGGAATCAATTTATGagaatgttgctgaaattgtgaagcccgcagaactccgagatgtCATTTTTCAACATTATTGAGATCTTCGACATCCATGTACAGTGTTTGAGTACTCTTGCGATATGAGCGTGGAGTTACGGAGAATGTCCAAATCGTTCAAACGAAAGGCAGCTCTACAATCCAAAACGCCAAGCCTGATTTTAAAGAAGGTCTTCCGAAGATAGGCAACGTCTCACTGCTCCACATCAATCTATGAGAAGTCCAGAACTGCGACGTTGAGATGGGGTTGGCAGAGCAAAAGCGACTTACCTTCTGCCCCAGCAAAGTACTGACAAATAAGTCGGTAATGGCGAGGATGATATATTTAAGACCACTGCACTGCCAACAACGTGAAAATTGAAGACCAAAGAATGAAAAGGATGTCGCAAAACCACGCAAGGATGGAATGATTAggtaatttctctagggatttctcaagagatttattcaagaactcttccagtggtttttccaagaatcccttgCCCTTGCTCTAGGCTACTCCTGTAGagataactccagggattcctctgagattctttaggaaattcctcgaggatttcttctaggagttcctccagcaattccttcaaggattgctcaagagattcatccagggagtTCTCTGGTAAAGCCAggtaaaatttattcaggaatttctccggtttTTTTTCTGCGGGTCTtctattgattcctccaggaattccttcaacattgtctctggaaatttctccagggattcctccagaaacttatgcaggaatttctccagaaattagtctaagaaatcgtccaggaatttctccaaaacttcttcGAGTAATTActtagaaatttcactaggaattcctctcagcTTCCTCCGAGATTCGTCTAaggtttcctcataaattccttcagggatgcttccagaaaatctttcagggt includes:
- the LOC109415713 gene encoding uncharacterized protein LOC109415713 isoform X1, with translation MKTSKSVGICVLCGLVALIAAEAFGYETTRDKHSTSLGVTVADGSAAKNEQNPVKPAADYGSSAYSVEHVLEYVPGDRAQVNGQHQHEKREILTHPSSSGLDLPQLDTHQHLRGRRLPFYVEEPRFVLLGRSPSSALYQSIGGFSFIPQRGRKSDPPSSLSPASNAPTALEKRELSIKQMLEGSDYFVPNRGKKRVGNGIAKKIKFDDILGSDEPFIPNRGKKELFDLFPAIAGGRSLNEFQPFFSKKNVLNAIQNVGSKDAPDSGGELFYPTRGKKNVLENLAQSQDTFFSSRGKRNPIVWSMLSEDGPSPWEYLEGVDDGSSSSGSSGYDADSPSSLPLLDRYQSNKIIT
- the LOC109415713 gene encoding uncharacterized protein LOC109415713 isoform X2, producing MKTSKSVGICVLCGLVALIAAEAFGYETTRDKHSTSLGVTVADGSAAKNEQNPVKPAADYGSSAYSVEHVLEYVPGDRAQVNGQHQHEKSSGLDLPQLDTHQHLRGRRLPFYVEEPRFVLLGRSPSSALYQSIGGFSFIPQRGRKSDPPSSLSPASNAPTALEKRELSIKQMLEGSDYFVPNRGKKRVGNGIAKKIKFDDILGSDEPFIPNRGKKELFDLFPAIAGGRSLNEFQPFFSKKNVLNAIQNVGSKDAPDSGGELFYPTRGKKNVLENLAQSQDTFFSSRGKRNPIVWSMLSEDGPSPWEYLEGVDDGSSSSGSSGYDADSPSSLPLLDRYQSNKIIT